ACAGGGCAAATCGATTTATATAAAGGGGAAGGTGTTGATTTACCTCAAAATCCAGGATGGAATAAATAATGTTATAAATTCTACCTTCTTTATATAATTAGATTTATACATTCTATATAGAAGGAGACATCCTGGGATGCCAAGTTGTCTCCTTCTTTTATCTTAATCTTTTGTCACATGAAACAGCATCGCTTAGTCGCTTTTTTTATTTTTTGCATGATGGTTTCCCTGTCTTATGGACAATCTTCATGGGTAAGGATAAATCAATTGGGATATCTACCCAAAGATATCAAAGTTGCAGTGTTGATCTCAACTGAAGAAATTACCCCCGATTTATCTTTTCGTGGCAATAGAGGACAACCTCCCGTGTTGCCTACAACTCAACATGGTACCCCTGATTTTTCTCTTGTTGATGCAAAAACCGGAAAAGTAGTATACAGCGGACAGGGAAAAATTGCAGATGCTGCATATTGGGGATTAAAATCGGCTTTTCGTCTCGATTTTTCTTCTGTTCAGGCAGAAGGCGATTATTATATTGAAGCTGCCGGCGTTAAATCTCCTCAATTTAAGATTGGAGCAGATATTTACGAAGGGTCTGTTGATTTTATGCTCAATTATATGCGCCGTCAACGTTGCGGGCATAATAATTTTTTAGGTACCGTTTGTCACCAACATGATGGTTTTATTGTAGAGCATCCTACCCGTACTGGGGAACATATTGATGTTCGTGGTGGTTGGCATGACGCAGACGATAAATTACAATATGTTACTACCACAGCAAGTGCTATCTATCACATGATGTTAGCTTATTATCAGGCAAAAGATAAAACAATTTTTAAAGACAATTATCGTGCTGATGCTAGTCCCGGCAGTAACGGAATTCCGGATATCTTAGATGAAATCCGTTGGGGATTAGACTGGCTATCCAGAATGAACCCTGCACCTAAAGAAATGTACAATCAGATAGCTGATGACCGAGACCATGCCGGTTATGGGCTGCCCCAAAACGATAATGTAGATTATGGCTGGGGACCTGGTAAGGGACGACCGGTTTATTTTATTACCGGAGAGCCTCAAGATTTACCTAATCCCAGAAATGGAGAGATTCAACTGAATCGTACCACCGGAGTGGCTTCCTCTGCAGGTAAATTTGCTTCCTGTTTTGCTCTGGGAGCCGAACTTTTCAAGAATATAGATCCTACTTTTGCTCAAGTACTATCAGATAAGGCAGAGCCTGCCTATCAATTTGCTCTTGAGCATCCCGGAAATACTCAAACAGTTTGTGTAGTTTCCCCTTATTTTTACGAAGAAGACAATTATGTGGATGATATAGAGTTAGCGGCTGCTACATTTTATACTCTTACCAAAGAGCCTAAATGGCGTGCCGAAGGAGACTATTGGGGACAACTTGAACCCGTTAATCCTTTGTGGGCATTTGGATTTGCACGTCACTATCAATTCTATCCTTTTGTTAATCAAGGACATCACCTGATGGCAAAATCTCAAGATACAGTAACAAGTAAAAAATTCACCGACTTTATGCGTCAAGGATTACAAACTATTCGAAACCGTGCAGGAAATGAGCCGTTTATGAATGGTGTACCTTATGTGTGGTGTGCTAACTTTGCCGTTATTGGTGCCGCTTCTTATGCTCATCAATATAAAGAGGTCTCAGGAGATAGTTCTTTTCAAGAGATGGAAGCTGCTTTACGTGATTGGATTTTAGGTTGTAATCCTTGGGGATTCTCTTTTATCGGAGGTTTTCCTGAAGGAGCCGTTTCTTCCAGAACAGACGAAACTCGTTTGGGAGGATTGGTTGATGGTCCCATCAATGAAGGTTGGCATGATACATTCTTGGGCGTCCCAAAAGTGAGTCGCAGTAAAGATCCTTTAGCTGCCTTTCAGAATGGTCCGGCTGTATTTCATCAAGATTCTTATGGAACTAATGAGCCTGTGATCGATGGTACTTGTTACATGATATATTACCTCTCCATAATGGAGCAATTAGGAAGAAAACAGTCTAGTAAACTAAATAATACGGTAACTGATGCCTATGGAGCCACTGTTCGAATCAACACAGATAAAAAAGTAATTCATTTAATTTTTTCTGCAGATTCAGTATTTGAGGGAGCTTCATCTATTCTCAATACTTTAGATAATAATAAAATTAAAGCATCTTTTTTCCTAACAGGGAATTGTCTGCGAATGAAAGAACATAAAGAAACGATTAATAAAATTATTAAAAAAGGACATTATGTAGGAGGACATTCAGATAAGCATCTGTTGTATGCATCTTGGGGAAATAGGGGTCAGTCTCTTGTGACATCAGATAGCCTTATTAATGATTTAAGGCAAAATATGAATGAACTCGAAAAGCATGGAGTAAAACAATCTGATGTGAATTATTATTTGCCTCCGTATGAGTGGTATAATAAGGAAAATGTGAACTTAATTGAATCGCAAAATCAGATAACGATTAACTTTACTCCCGGATTGAGAACAGCTGCCGATTATACGACCCCGGATATGAAAAACTACATGTCTTCCCAACAGATAATAGACCAGCTGTTTGCATATGAAAAAGCAAATACATTGGATGGCGCTATCATTCTTATTCATCCGGGAACTCATCCTGATAGAAAAGATAAATTATATTTGAGATTAAATGAAATTATAAAAGGTTTAGCAAAAAGAGGTTATTCTTTTGAGCGTTTATGATAAATTAAATTATAATGAAAAGGAATTTTTTTTTCAATGTTTCTCTTTTATTTCTCTCATTTTTTATAGTGAATGAAATAAAAGCTCAAATTATTCCCGATAGTATTAAACGTAATATTGGAACATACCTGACAGAATTTGCCAACAAGGATGTAAAAACAGGGAGAATAAAAATAGACTCTGTCAACATGAAAGGGAAAACTATAACCTTCTTTGCTGGAGTAAACCTTTCCTATATTCCTTTTCAGAAAAATGAAGTAGATGTTATTTATAATAAAATTAAAGGTCTACTTCCCGAAAAGTATAAAAAATACAAAGCCGAATTGGTTACAGATACCCGAAAAGTAGAAGATTTGGTTTTATTTGGAAAAGAAAGAAAGCAGCTATTTGCTAACAAGCTTGATAAACCATTGATAGCAAACTTATCTCAACCCTATGTTGCTGACCGAGGATTGCAGAATCATCACCTGGCTATATGGCAAAGCCACGGATGGTATTACGAACAAAAGTTAGCACGTTGGGAGTGGCAGCGCGCTCGTATCTTTCAGACTGTGGAAGATCTATATACTCAAAGTTATGTATTGCCATACTTAGTACCTATGCTCGAAAATGCAGGTGCAAATGTTTTGTTGCCTCGCGAACGTGATATACAGCGACATGAAATAATTGTAGATAACGATAGAAATAAAGATAAATCGATATATAAAGAAATTAATGGAAAAGACAGCTGGACAGCTGGCTACTATGAAGGATTTGCATATTTGAAAGAGTTATATCTGGATGGAGAAAATCCATTCAGATCAGGCTCTTACAAAGAAGTAAAGACAATAAAGAACGGAGAAGAAAGTCGATGTGAATGGATTCCTGATATTCCCGAAAATGGTAAATATGGTGTGTATATATCATATAAGACATTAGGAAATAGTACAGATGATGCCCGATATACAGTATATCATAAGGGTGGAAAAACTGACTTTAGTATTAATCAAAAGATGGGTGGAGGTACGTGGATTTTTCTAGGTTATTTTTCTTTTGATAAGGGTATAAATGAAAATTGTAAGGTTGTATTGACTAATAAAAGCAATAAAGCCGGACGTATATTGACTGCTGATGCTGTTAAAATAGGAGGAGGAATGGGTAATATTGCAAGACTACCTCATGCCAGCGGTATTGTAACCGACAATACTAAAAGCTCTGAAACTATTGAAAATGATAAAATAAAGAAACTTCCGGCGATAGATTACAAACCTGAGGTGAGCGGTTATCCTCGTTATACAGAGGGTGCTCGTTACTGGTTGCAATGGGCTGGTGCTCCCGATAGTATATACAACAAGAGCGAAGGAAAAAATGACTATACCGACGATTATCAAAGTAGAGGTTTCTGGGTAAATTATATTGCAGGGGGTTCTTCGGTATTACCTAAAAAGGACGGACTGAATATTCCGATAGACCTTGCGATGGCTTTTCATACCGATGCGGGTACTACCTTCAACGATTCTATTATTGGAAGCCTGGGTATTTATATGACACATCATAATGATGAAAAGTTTGAAAATGGTAAGACTCGCTGGGCTTCTCGTGACCTTACCGAACTGATAATGGATGAGATCGTAAAAGATATTCGCCGCGAGTATGAACCGCAGTGGACTCGTCGCCAGATGTGGAATCGTTCTTATAGTGAGGCCCGTGTTCCGAATGTGCCTACCATGTTGTTGGAATTACTGTCGCATCAGAATTTTGCAGATATGAAATATGGGCTCGATCCTCGTTTTCGTTTTACGGTTAGCCGCTCCATATATAAAGGTATGCTCAAATTCATAGCTCATCAATATGGCTATGATTATGTTGTGCAGCCATTACCTGTAAAGTCATTTAGTGCGCAATTTTCCGGGGATACTCAGGTGGAATTAAAATGGAAGCCGGTAGATGATGTTACCGAGCCAAGCGCAAAGCCTGATCAATATATCGTATATACACGTATAGGCGATGGAGACTTTGATAATGGGAAGGTGGTGAATGGTACAAGTGCGATTATGCCGATCGAAAAAGAAGTATTATATAGCTTTAAGATAACTGCTGTAAACAAAGGAGGACAAAGCTTTCCGTCTGAAATACTTTCGGTATGTAAGAAGTCGGAAGAGAAAGGGCAAGTGCTTATAGTTAATGGTTTTGATAGACTATCTGCTCCTTATAGCTTTGCTTCGAGAGATAGCATTGGTGGATTTTTAGACTTTATTGACCATGGAGTGCCAGATAAAGTAGAATATAATTATATTGGAAGCCAATACGAATTCAGGAGGGTGATACCTTGGATGGATGACGATGCAGCAGGCTTTGGTGCAAGCAATGCGAATTATGAAACAACAGTTGTTGCCGGAAATACATTTGACTATCCGTCTATGCATGGGAGATCTATTGCTGCAGCCGGATATTCGTTCGTGTCTGTAAGCCGTGATGCTATATTGGACGAAGCGGTGAATATGAACTCTTACAAATTAGTAGATTTGATATTAGGGAAACAACGACAGACAAAAATAGGTAGAGGAGTAAGTCCTGTTGAGTTCAAGACATTTACTAAAGAGTTGCAAAGCAAAATTACTGATTATTGTAAACACGGAGGAAATATCTTTATAAGCGGAGCTTATGTAGCTTCTGATCTGTGGGATACGGAAAAACCTCAAGTAGAAGATCAAAAGTTTGCTTCTGATGTGTTAAAATATAAATGGAGAGTAGGGCGTGCAGCAGTTGAAGGGAAAGTAAAAACAATAGCGTCTCCATTTCCCGTATTTTCTGGCAACTATGAGTTTTATACCAAACTCAATTCCGTAGCTTATGCTGTAGAATCACCTGATGCTTTAGAACCAGCCGGAGATAATAGTTATACAGTATTCAGATATACAGAGAATAATCTTAGTGCCGGTATTGCTCATGATGGCGATTACAAAACATGTGTAATTGGTTTTCCTTTCGAAGCGATAAAAGATCAAGCAGAAAGAAACAGTCTGATGTCAAATATTCTTTCTTTTATGTTTAAATAAAGGAAAAAGGAGGGAGTGTCCTGGAATAATACAAATTATTTCAGGACACTTTTTTATTATCGTCTATATCGTTTTATTCCCCTATATACTAGATGGTTTTATCAAATAAAACCCGAAGAATACAATAAGTCGATTTGTTTTCGTATCTTTGTCTTTTGAACAATCGAGTTTATATTGTATCTTTCTTCGCAATGTTTTGCTCCGCCACTGTTTTAGCGGAACTTCCCATCGTAAAAAATGACGTCAAAATTAACTTTCTTGTTTATTTTATTAACAATTTACGGAAATGTGTTGCACAGTGTTCGTAACACATTATTCAATTATAAAATCTGTAGTAGATTACAGTTAAACTATTTATGACATTTAAAGAATTAAATATTATTGAGCCGATATTAAAGGCTCTGGAAGAAAAAGGATATACAACGCCAACTCCTATACAAGAAAAAGCTATTATTCCGGCTTTAACTAATCGGGATATTTTAGGATTGGCACAAACAGGTACAGGTAAAACCGCCGCCTTCTCACTGCCTATCATTCAGCAACTTTATTTGAATAAAGTTAGTGGCAAAAAGAGAGAAATAAGAGCTTTAATATTAACTCCTACACGAGAACTGGCAATCCAAATAAACGACAGCCTCAATGACTATACTCAGTATACAGGACTTCGTCACTGTGTTATATATGGAGGAGTGAAGCAAAAAGCGCAAACAGATGAACTAAAAACAGGAATTGATATATTAGTTGCTACACCGGGACGACTATTGGATTTGATTAATCAGGGTTTTATAAATCTGGACTCTATACGTCATTTCGTTCTTGACGAAGCTGACCGTATGTTAGATATGGGTTTTATTCATGATATTAAACGTCTGCTGCCTAAGTTGCCGAAAGAGAAACAAACTTTGTTTTTCTCTGCTACTATGCCATCTACAATAGCTTCCTTGTCTCGCTCTATTCTGCGAGATCCTCTTAAGGTAGAAGTTACACCTGCATCATCTGTTATAGATACTATTAAACAATATTTGTATTTTGTAGAGAAACAAGAAAAGAAAGACTTGTTAATCAATTTGTTGAAAAAAGATAAAAAGCAATCTGTTTTAGTTTTTTCCCGCACGAAGCATGGAGCAGACAAAATTGCACGTCTTCTTTGTAAAGCAGGGATCGGTAGCGAAGCTATTCATGGCAACAAATCTCAAAATGCACGTCAACGTGCGTTGAATAATTTCAAGTCGCAAAAAACACGAGTTCTCATTGCTACGGATATTGCTGCAAGGGGGATAGATGTGGATCAACTGGAGTTGGTTATCAATTATGATTTGCCCGATGTTCCCGAAACTTATGTGCATCGTATCGGCCGTACCGGACGTGCAGGTAATAGTGGAACTGCTCTTACTTTCTGTTCGGTGGAAGAGAATGCAATGCTAAATGATATTCAGAAACTAACAGGAAAGAAGTTGAATCAATTATCAATTCCAGCGTAACAAATATAAAAACATAAATATATAATTAATGGCAAAATCAAATTCATTTAACAAAAGAGAAATAGAAAAAAACAAACAGCAAAAGAGAAAAGAAAAACAACAGAAAAGAGAGGAAAGGCGAAATGCTCCTGTCGATTCATTTGAAGATATGATCGCTTATGTGGATGAAAATGGTGTTATAACCAGTACACCTCCCACTCAGACAAATAAACAAGATATAGAAATAGAAGATATCGCTATTTCAACGCCTAAGAAAGAAGATGTAGAAGATCCTATCCTCAATGGCCGTGTAGAATACTTTAATCAGGATAAGGGGTATGGCTTTATTAAACACACAGGTAGCACAGAAAAATACTTTTTCCATGTAAGCAGCACTTTAGTTCCCATTGAAGAAGGCAATATGGTGACATTCGAATTGGAGCGAGGCCAAAAAGGTATGAATGCTGTAAGAATCACTCTGGCTAATAAGGAAGATAAAAAGTAATATAGATACCTTATCTATATTAACTGTCCGTTTTCCTTATGATATTCAATCAGTCCTTTTATCGGATTTTCAATAATAACATCAATGTATATTCCTAAGTCTTGAGCTATTTCTCTTAAGATGAAGGAGTACATTTTTGCTATAGATCCTACAAATCGTATAGGATATTCCGTATATTCATATTGAAGGATATTCCTTTCAAAGAAAGATCGTAGATTCTTTCTGACTAAATTATTGATATAAGGATGTTCGAGATATTCGTATAGAAAGAATGACAAGACGGATAAGAGTTTGTTTGGGAATGGCTTAGAATAAATATAATCCATGATCTCATCAGGATCAATCTTATACTTTCTGTAGAATGGCTCTATAAGCTCAGTAGGAGCTAATCCTTTTAAGCAATCTGCAAGAAATATCTTACCTAAAGAAGCGCCACTTCCTTCATCTCCAAGGATATATCCCAAAGGTTTCACATTCTTTATTATAGTATCCCCATCATATAGACACGAGTTAGAGCCGGTTCCCAAAATACAGGCAATACCGGCTTCGTTTTTAAATAGGGAACGAGCCGAACCCAAAAGGTCACT
The Dysgonomonas mossii genome window above contains:
- a CDS encoding glycoside hydrolase family 9 protein, with protein sequence MKQHRLVAFFIFCMMVSLSYGQSSWVRINQLGYLPKDIKVAVLISTEEITPDLSFRGNRGQPPVLPTTQHGTPDFSLVDAKTGKVVYSGQGKIADAAYWGLKSAFRLDFSSVQAEGDYYIEAAGVKSPQFKIGADIYEGSVDFMLNYMRRQRCGHNNFLGTVCHQHDGFIVEHPTRTGEHIDVRGGWHDADDKLQYVTTTASAIYHMMLAYYQAKDKTIFKDNYRADASPGSNGIPDILDEIRWGLDWLSRMNPAPKEMYNQIADDRDHAGYGLPQNDNVDYGWGPGKGRPVYFITGEPQDLPNPRNGEIQLNRTTGVASSAGKFASCFALGAELFKNIDPTFAQVLSDKAEPAYQFALEHPGNTQTVCVVSPYFYEEDNYVDDIELAAATFYTLTKEPKWRAEGDYWGQLEPVNPLWAFGFARHYQFYPFVNQGHHLMAKSQDTVTSKKFTDFMRQGLQTIRNRAGNEPFMNGVPYVWCANFAVIGAASYAHQYKEVSGDSSFQEMEAALRDWILGCNPWGFSFIGGFPEGAVSSRTDETRLGGLVDGPINEGWHDTFLGVPKVSRSKDPLAAFQNGPAVFHQDSYGTNEPVIDGTCYMIYYLSIMEQLGRKQSSKLNNTVTDAYGATVRINTDKKVIHLIFSADSVFEGASSILNTLDNNKIKASFFLTGNCLRMKEHKETINKIIKKGHYVGGHSDKHLLYASWGNRGQSLVTSDSLINDLRQNMNELEKHGVKQSDVNYYLPPYEWYNKENVNLIESQNQITINFTPGLRTAADYTTPDMKNYMSSQQIIDQLFAYEKANTLDGAIILIHPGTHPDRKDKLYLRLNEIIKGLAKRGYSFERL
- a CDS encoding xanthan lyase, with translation MKRNFFFNVSLLFLSFFIVNEIKAQIIPDSIKRNIGTYLTEFANKDVKTGRIKIDSVNMKGKTITFFAGVNLSYIPFQKNEVDVIYNKIKGLLPEKYKKYKAELVTDTRKVEDLVLFGKERKQLFANKLDKPLIANLSQPYVADRGLQNHHLAIWQSHGWYYEQKLARWEWQRARIFQTVEDLYTQSYVLPYLVPMLENAGANVLLPRERDIQRHEIIVDNDRNKDKSIYKEINGKDSWTAGYYEGFAYLKELYLDGENPFRSGSYKEVKTIKNGEESRCEWIPDIPENGKYGVYISYKTLGNSTDDARYTVYHKGGKTDFSINQKMGGGTWIFLGYFSFDKGINENCKVVLTNKSNKAGRILTADAVKIGGGMGNIARLPHASGIVTDNTKSSETIENDKIKKLPAIDYKPEVSGYPRYTEGARYWLQWAGAPDSIYNKSEGKNDYTDDYQSRGFWVNYIAGGSSVLPKKDGLNIPIDLAMAFHTDAGTTFNDSIIGSLGIYMTHHNDEKFENGKTRWASRDLTELIMDEIVKDIRREYEPQWTRRQMWNRSYSEARVPNVPTMLLELLSHQNFADMKYGLDPRFRFTVSRSIYKGMLKFIAHQYGYDYVVQPLPVKSFSAQFSGDTQVELKWKPVDDVTEPSAKPDQYIVYTRIGDGDFDNGKVVNGTSAIMPIEKEVLYSFKITAVNKGGQSFPSEILSVCKKSEEKGQVLIVNGFDRLSAPYSFASRDSIGGFLDFIDHGVPDKVEYNYIGSQYEFRRVIPWMDDDAAGFGASNANYETTVVAGNTFDYPSMHGRSIAAAGYSFVSVSRDAILDEAVNMNSYKLVDLILGKQRQTKIGRGVSPVEFKTFTKELQSKITDYCKHGGNIFISGAYVASDLWDTEKPQVEDQKFASDVLKYKWRVGRAAVEGKVKTIASPFPVFSGNYEFYTKLNSVAYAVESPDALEPAGDNSYTVFRYTENNLSAGIAHDGDYKTCVIGFPFEAIKDQAERNSLMSNILSFMFK
- a CDS encoding DEAD/DEAH box helicase, which gives rise to MTFKELNIIEPILKALEEKGYTTPTPIQEKAIIPALTNRDILGLAQTGTGKTAAFSLPIIQQLYLNKVSGKKREIRALILTPTRELAIQINDSLNDYTQYTGLRHCVIYGGVKQKAQTDELKTGIDILVATPGRLLDLINQGFINLDSIRHFVLDEADRMLDMGFIHDIKRLLPKLPKEKQTLFFSATMPSTIASLSRSILRDPLKVEVTPASSVIDTIKQYLYFVEKQEKKDLLINLLKKDKKQSVLVFSRTKHGADKIARLLCKAGIGSEAIHGNKSQNARQRALNNFKSQKTRVLIATDIAARGIDVDQLELVINYDLPDVPETYVHRIGRTGRAGNSGTALTFCSVEENAMLNDIQKLTGKKLNQLSIPA
- a CDS encoding cold-shock protein gives rise to the protein MAKSNSFNKREIEKNKQQKRKEKQQKREERRNAPVDSFEDMIAYVDENGVITSTPPTQTNKQDIEIEDIAISTPKKEDVEDPILNGRVEYFNQDKGYGFIKHTGSTEKYFFHVSSTLVPIEEGNMVTFELERGQKGMNAVRITLANKEDKK